One genomic segment of Pedobacter endophyticus includes these proteins:
- a CDS encoding FecR family protein → MVDRSEFNAEDFLVDSTFQQYCAGTDELCIEYWEKYIKAHPEQLQVITEAKNLYSILSGNRRKLTEQVENLGKKLFPQGKIETRSSFLWLKIAATIVVIIAATLAYLSYNRFKAQEQTEEVFTWATQSGERKKIRLSDGTVVMLNAKSALSIVKGFGKERREVNLTGEAFFDVVHCKDVPFQVHTSEFNINVLGTAFNVKAYPDETTSEATLIRGLITMEAVNGSGIITLKPSQKVTVYKNALQPQKRAKLVKPSLSRPEITINHYTLIKDSTIVETAWTKNRIEIYDQDFDEIKGALEKWYNVKIKFTNAEVEKYRFTATFSNETIEQALSALQKVENFKYEIKGDLVIISK, encoded by the coding sequence ATGGTTGATAGAAGTGAGTTCAATGCAGAAGATTTCCTTGTCGATAGTACATTTCAGCAATATTGTGCCGGAACCGACGAGCTATGCATCGAATATTGGGAGAAATATATAAAAGCCCATCCTGAGCAGTTGCAAGTGATAACCGAAGCAAAAAATCTATATTCAATTTTAAGCGGCAATCGGCGCAAGTTAACGGAACAAGTGGAAAACCTCGGTAAAAAGCTATTTCCGCAAGGTAAAATAGAAACGCGTAGCAGTTTTCTCTGGTTAAAAATTGCCGCAACAATAGTCGTTATTATCGCTGCAACACTGGCTTACCTAAGCTACAACAGGTTTAAGGCTCAGGAACAAACGGAAGAAGTTTTTACATGGGCAACTCAAAGTGGCGAACGGAAAAAAATTCGCTTATCAGACGGAACCGTTGTCATGTTAAATGCCAAAAGTGCGCTGTCAATAGTAAAGGGATTTGGCAAAGAAAGACGCGAGGTTAACTTAACCGGCGAGGCGTTTTTCGATGTAGTGCATTGCAAGGATGTTCCCTTTCAGGTTCATACGAGCGAATTTAATATCAATGTTTTGGGTACTGCTTTTAATGTAAAGGCTTATCCTGATGAGACCACTTCGGAAGCAACCTTGATTAGAGGATTAATTACCATGGAGGCCGTTAACGGAAGCGGCATTATCACCTTAAAACCCAGCCAAAAGGTAACGGTATACAAAAATGCGCTTCAACCTCAAAAAAGGGCAAAACTGGTAAAGCCATCGTTATCAAGGCCAGAAATTACAATTAACCATTATACTTTAATTAAGGACAGTACAATAGTAGAAACCGCCTGGACCAAAAACCGCATTGAAATTTACGATCAGGATTTTGATGAAATAAAGGGCGCCCTTGAAAAGTGGTATAATGTGAAAATAAAATTTACCAATGCCGAAGTCGAAAAATATCGCTTCACCGCAACTTTTAGCAATGAAACAATCGAACAAGCACTATCTGCCTTGCAAAAGGTGGAGAACTTTAAATATGAGATTAAAGGAGATTTAGTAATCATCTCAAAGTAG
- a CDS encoding SusC/RagA family TonB-linked outer membrane protein, whose protein sequence is MKLTCIMVFITCLNVSASVFSQEKISLDVKKTKLGKVLQIIEQQSSYHFVYSSSYVPVNKDVSITVTNTLVTDVLATILNRTNLKYSVSDGGLIVISRNKEVPISGTVKDAQGVALPGASVRVKGTAIGTSTDVNGKFALNAPDNAILVISYAGFQTKEVSIASQTSIDIVLAEDTKQLTDVVVTALGIKKERRALGYSVTQIGGETLTQARENNITNSLVGKIAGLDVASTSGGAGAATNVTIRGVSSLGPSSQPLYVVNGIPMESSPVGFGSTIGIGNNGGQYDNAPDLGDAISNINPDDIESISVLKGAAASALYGNRAKAGVILITTKSGKGNSVEFSSNYVAEQVMDRTNWQYVYGQGVNGEKPATQLAAASTGSSSWGAPLDGSNVVQFDGVSRRYSAQRDNIEDFYRTGGSFTNTLALNKSFTGGVIRLSASDLTNRSVVPNSGLNRQNFTLSSTFDPVKNLVIDARFNYILEQAKNRPMLSDGAGNANYNAAFLPTSVNIETLKPGKAPNGNELSYNTGNPYATNPWFAAYDFIHNTKRERLLSSVNARYTFDDGLFLQARAGRDSYNDNYVAVTPSGTAYDADGGYTEQISKFSDINVDGLIGKSFKIDDISITPNIGASYRRTESEGTTNGGASFQIFGIYTLANTGGKSVSVYQSNAETQSVYGTLELAYRDLLYLTGSIRSDWFSTLATPGKDNKLNTVYPSVSGSFVFSELWKPSFLSFGKLRAGYAMVGAAFNPFQTQLYYNLRSESVNGSPLGNIVNSSIPNASLRASSASELEIGTELRFFGDRLNVDFTWYNKKSKDEILAVPASTTTGYNGAVLNIGKLRNQGIEGLVSGVVLKNADFNWTSTVNGSYNDNKVTALAPGTASQLLATSRSNVGFLQNLEGMAIAQVMAYDFLYDANGNILKDTNGAPQRGELKPYGSAYNKWAAGWTNEFTYKGVNLSFLIDGKWGGKIFSATDYYGYVFGLHQATLENRDALGINAANYYSTYAGNVSKQFVQDASFIKFRQVILGYNFPAKMFNNKIKGLNLSFVGRNLFIIMKKTDNIDPESSYNASFPGMELGGVPPVRTYGLNLSVKL, encoded by the coding sequence ATGAAATTGACCTGTATTATGGTTTTCATTACTTGCCTTAATGTCTCTGCATCGGTTTTTTCGCAAGAAAAGATATCCCTCGATGTAAAGAAGACCAAGTTGGGCAAGGTTTTACAGATTATTGAGCAGCAAAGCAGTTACCATTTTGTTTACAGCTCTTCTTATGTTCCGGTAAATAAGGATGTAAGCATCACCGTAACCAATACACTGGTTACCGATGTTTTGGCCACCATTCTTAATAGAACAAATTTGAAGTACTCTGTTTCTGACGGGGGCCTGATCGTAATTAGCAGAAATAAAGAGGTTCCCATTTCGGGCACGGTGAAAGATGCACAAGGGGTTGCACTTCCGGGCGCAAGTGTTAGGGTGAAGGGCACGGCCATTGGCACCTCGACCGATGTAAACGGAAAGTTCGCATTGAATGCACCAGACAATGCCATTTTAGTAATTTCGTATGCAGGTTTTCAAACGAAAGAGGTATCAATAGCATCGCAAACTTCGATCGATATTGTGCTTGCAGAAGATACCAAGCAATTAACCGATGTAGTAGTAACGGCATTAGGTATTAAAAAAGAACGTAGAGCCTTAGGCTACTCTGTTACACAAATCGGTGGCGAAACGCTAACGCAGGCACGCGAGAACAACATTACCAACTCCCTGGTTGGAAAAATAGCAGGTTTGGATGTTGCGAGTACTTCAGGCGGTGCCGGTGCGGCCACCAATGTTACCATTCGCGGGGTGTCTAGCTTAGGTCCGTCCAGCCAACCGCTATACGTGGTAAACGGTATTCCGATGGAGAGTTCGCCGGTTGGTTTTGGCAGTACAATCGGCATTGGCAACAACGGCGGCCAGTACGATAATGCGCCCGATTTAGGCGATGCCATCAGCAATATCAATCCCGATGATATAGAAAGTATTTCCGTTTTAAAAGGGGCGGCGGCTTCGGCACTTTATGGCAACAGGGCCAAGGCCGGGGTAATCTTAATCACAACCAAAAGCGGAAAAGGAAACAGCGTCGAATTTAGCAGCAATTACGTTGCAGAACAGGTGATGGACAGAACCAATTGGCAATACGTGTATGGGCAGGGTGTAAACGGCGAAAAGCCTGCAACGCAATTGGCCGCGGCATCAACCGGAAGCTCGAGCTGGGGCGCACCTTTGGATGGCTCGAATGTAGTTCAGTTTGATGGGGTGAGCAGGCGATATAGTGCCCAACGCGATAACATCGAAGATTTTTACCGAACCGGCGGAAGCTTTACCAATACCCTCGCTTTGAACAAATCGTTTACAGGTGGCGTTATTCGTTTATCGGCCAGCGACCTTACAAACCGCTCGGTGGTTCCAAATTCGGGGCTCAACAGACAGAATTTTACGCTCTCAAGTACATTCGATCCGGTAAAAAATTTAGTAATTGATGCACGTTTCAATTACATTTTGGAGCAAGCAAAAAACCGCCCAATGCTGTCAGATGGTGCAGGAAATGCCAACTATAACGCCGCATTTTTGCCAACCAGCGTAAATATCGAGACACTTAAACCGGGCAAAGCGCCGAATGGAAACGAGCTTTCTTACAATACCGGAAACCCGTATGCCACCAACCCCTGGTTTGCCGCTTACGATTTTATCCACAATACTAAAAGAGAAAGGTTGCTCAGTTCGGTAAACGCCCGTTATACTTTTGATGATGGTTTGTTTTTACAGGCAAGAGCCGGAAGAGATTCTTATAACGATAATTACGTTGCGGTAACGCCTTCGGGAACGGCTTACGATGCGGATGGCGGTTACACCGAACAGATTAGCAAATTTTCGGATATCAACGTAGATGGTTTGATCGGGAAGTCATTCAAAATTGACGATATCTCGATCACACCGAACATTGGTGCCAGTTATCGCCGTACGGAGAGCGAGGGCACTACAAACGGAGGCGCCTCGTTCCAGATTTTTGGTATTTATACTTTAGCCAATACGGGAGGGAAATCGGTTTCTGTTTATCAATCGAATGCAGAAACGCAATCGGTGTATGGAACTTTAGAACTTGCTTACAGAGATCTCTTGTATTTAACGGGTAGTATTCGCAGCGATTGGTTCTCTACCCTGGCAACGCCTGGTAAGGATAATAAACTGAATACGGTTTATCCATCAGTTAGCGGTTCATTTGTATTTTCGGAGCTTTGGAAACCATCGTTCTTAAGTTTTGGTAAGTTAAGGGCAGGTTATGCCATGGTAGGGGCCGCTTTTAATCCGTTCCAAACGCAATTATACTACAATTTACGCAGCGAATCCGTTAACGGAAGTCCGCTGGGCAATATCGTTAACTCATCTATTCCGAACGCTTCTTTAAGGGCATCAAGTGCCAGCGAGTTGGAAATTGGTACTGAGCTGCGGTTTTTCGGAGACAGGTTAAACGTAGATTTTACCTGGTACAACAAAAAATCGAAAGATGAGATTCTGGCTGTACCTGCTTCTACCACCACAGGTTACAACGGCGCTGTTTTAAATATTGGCAAGCTTAGGAACCAGGGTATAGAAGGGTTGGTATCGGGAGTTGTGCTTAAAAACGCCGACTTCAACTGGACTTCAACAGTGAACGGATCATATAACGACAACAAGGTTACCGCGCTTGCTCCTGGTACGGCATCGCAGTTGTTGGCTACATCGCGAAGTAATGTTGGCTTTTTGCAAAATTTAGAAGGGATGGCCATTGCTCAGGTTATGGCTTACGATTTCTTGTATGATGCAAACGGAAACATTTTAAAAGATACCAATGGTGCGCCTCAAAGGGGCGAGTTAAAACCTTATGGTTCGGCCTATAACAAATGGGCTGCGGGATGGACTAACGAGTTCACGTATAAAGGAGTTAATCTTTCATTTTTGATCGATGGTAAATGGGGAGGTAAAATCTTTTCGGCAACGGATTATTATGGATATGTTTTCGGTCTGCACCAAGCCACATTGGAAAATCGTGACGCCCTTGGCATTAATGCGGCAAACTATTACAGCACTTATGCAGGCAACGTTTCAAAACAGTTCGTTCAAGATGCAAGCTTCATTAAGTTCCGTCAGGTAATTTTAGGTTACAACTTCCCTGCAAAAATGTTCAACAACAAAATCAAGGGGCTAAACTTGAGTTTCGTTGGTCGTAACCTTTTCATCATCATGAAGAAAACAGATAATATCGATCCCGAATCGAGTTACAATGCAAGCTTTCCGGGTATGGAACTGGGCGGCGTACCGCCGGTGCGTACCTACGGTTTAAATTTAAGTGTTAAGTTATAA
- a CDS encoding GIY-YIG nuclease family protein produces MTNFLRTTLYIGVTSDLQARIIQHRDKLDPKSFTAKYNLSICIYYEMYPSIEEAIAREKQLKKWNRGKKERLIDSLNKDWTDLSPEIQSW; encoded by the coding sequence ATGACTAACTTTTTAAGAACAACACTCTACATTGGAGTAACCTCAGATTTACAAGCAAGGATTATTCAACATAGAGACAAGCTTGATCCCAAGTCTTTTACCGCAAAATATAATTTATCGATTTGCATTTATTACGAAATGTATCCTTCAATTGAAGAGGCAATTGCCAGGGAAAAACAATTGAAAAAATGGAACAGAGGAAAAAAGGAACGTCTAATAGACTCCCTAAACAAAGATTGGACAGATTTGTCACCGGAAATTCAATCATGGTAG
- a CDS encoding RNA polymerase sigma factor codes for MNNKLAHHLLWERLRAGDKDAFFDLYKELYYPLVNFGIRVCADSDTSSEATDLVFTTVWEKHDTLNRVDNVEAYLRTFLKRKLLRILERKRKVSDALLNAGADGEWMEMSYEEFIVKVQSDELVKHQLKNALEKLTFRQKQLIHLKFFEGLSYEQIAEQSNQTIKTAYNTIYDALKILRKEFNA; via the coding sequence ATGAATAACAAATTAGCGCATCACTTACTGTGGGAAAGGCTTCGTGCCGGAGATAAGGATGCATTTTTTGATCTCTATAAGGAACTCTATTATCCGCTGGTCAATTTTGGGATCAGGGTGTGTGCAGATTCAGACACATCAAGCGAAGCCACCGACCTCGTTTTTACCACCGTTTGGGAAAAACACGATACACTTAATCGTGTAGATAACGTTGAAGCTTACCTCCGCACATTTTTAAAGCGAAAGCTGCTCAGGATTTTGGAGCGCAAACGCAAGGTAAGCGACGCACTGTTGAACGCAGGTGCTGATGGTGAGTGGATGGAAATGAGCTACGAGGAGTTTATCGTTAAGGTGCAAAGCGATGAACTCGTAAAGCACCAGCTAAAAAATGCCCTCGAAAAACTTACCTTTCGGCAAAAACAGTTAATTCATTTAAAGTTTTTTGAAGGCTTGAGTTACGAGCAAATTGCCGAACAAAGCAATCAAACCATCAAAACGGCATATAATACCATTTACGATGCGTTGAAGATTTTAAGGAAAGAGTTTAACGCTTAG
- a CDS encoding MFS transporter, whose amino-acid sequence MSLKTVFENPKLTLAQIINMSVGFFGIQFGWDLQRANMGRIYENLGANPDQVPLLFLAAPLTGLLVQPIIGYLSDRTWHPKWGRRRPYFMIGAIVSSIALIFMPHSSVLWMAAGLLWILDVFGNIAMEPFRAFVTDKLPDSQVNRGFIMQSMMIGLGGSVASALPWLMKNVFNLQNTAEQGSIPENVKFSFYIGAFFFFAAVLWTVFTTKEYPPQNPDFKEKLDKNSSGFLGGANEILHALRNMPKRMQIVSLVQFFTWPGLFLMWFYYTTAVAVNVFGGKDAADPVYAQGADFGSLTLAYYSVITFLFALVLPKIADALGRKTTHALCLICGAIGLISVAWVHDKNMLYLCMTGVGIAWASILSMPYAMLSGSLPKDKIGIYMGIFNFFIVLPEIIASLGFGWLMRNVLNNDRLLAVQLGGGLMILAAVICYLFIREPKKTNAVLTTELKIEENRSV is encoded by the coding sequence ATGAGCTTAAAAACAGTATTCGAGAATCCGAAATTAACGCTTGCGCAAATCATCAACATGAGTGTGGGCTTTTTCGGTATTCAATTTGGTTGGGATTTACAGCGTGCCAACATGGGGCGTATTTACGAAAACCTCGGCGCCAATCCCGATCAGGTACCCTTATTGTTTTTGGCCGCTCCGCTAACAGGTCTTTTGGTGCAGCCTATTATCGGTTATTTGAGCGATCGGACCTGGCATCCAAAATGGGGCAGAAGAAGACCCTATTTTATGATCGGCGCCATTGTAAGCAGTATTGCGCTCATTTTTATGCCGCACAGCAGCGTATTGTGGATGGCCGCCGGCTTGCTCTGGATTTTGGATGTTTTCGGCAACATTGCTATGGAGCCATTTCGTGCTTTTGTTACCGATAAACTGCCCGATAGCCAGGTAAATCGTGGTTTCATTATGCAAAGTATGATGATTGGCTTAGGTGGAAGTGTGGCCTCTGCCTTACCTTGGCTAATGAAAAACGTATTTAATCTGCAAAATACCGCCGAACAAGGCAGTATTCCGGAAAACGTAAAGTTCTCTTTTTACATCGGTGCATTTTTCTTTTTTGCCGCCGTTTTATGGACGGTTTTTACCACTAAAGAATACCCACCTCAAAATCCAGACTTTAAAGAAAAACTGGATAAAAACAGCAGCGGCTTTTTGGGTGGCGCAAACGAAATACTTCATGCACTCCGCAACATGCCCAAGCGCATGCAAATCGTATCCCTCGTTCAGTTTTTTACCTGGCCGGGCCTCTTTTTAATGTGGTTTTATTACACCACGGCAGTAGCAGTAAATGTTTTTGGAGGCAAAGATGCCGCAGATCCTGTTTATGCGCAAGGCGCCGATTTCGGTAGTTTAACACTCGCCTATTATAGCGTGATTACTTTCTTGTTTGCGCTGGTGTTACCTAAAATTGCCGATGCATTGGGCAGAAAAACAACGCATGCGCTGTGCCTTATCTGTGGTGCAATCGGTTTAATCAGCGTAGCCTGGGTGCACGATAAAAACATGTTGTATTTATGCATGACGGGTGTTGGCATTGCCTGGGCAAGTATTCTCTCCATGCCGTATGCCATGCTAAGCGGTTCGCTGCCCAAAGATAAAATCGGGATTTACATGGGCATTTTCAATTTTTTTATCGTACTGCCAGAGATTATTGCTTCGCTCGGTTTTGGCTGGTTAATGCGCAACGTTTTAAATAATGATCGACTTTTGGCGGTTCAGTTGGGTGGCGGATTAATGATTCTGGCCGCCGTAATCTGCTATTTGTTTATTAGAGAGCCTAAGAAAACAAACGCGGTTTTAACAACAGAACTTAAGATCGAAGAAAACAGATCGGTTTAA
- a CDS encoding alpha-amylase family protein gives MKKSTNVKGFQPRASISKKHFSASGLTPFGELILNFHQKGKARILTLLITFTILSLSSCEQKKSQNMNDKQIVIYQLLPRLFGNKNTTNIPYGTIEQNGSGKFNDITDKALDGIKELHANYVWYTGALAHASLTDYSAYGIKVDDADVVKGRAGSAYAIRDYYDVNPDLAVDVKNRMNEFEELIKRTHAKDLKVIIDFVPNHVARSYHSYAKPKGVVDFGEKDDLNRSFSTQNDFYYLPGQPLVVPTNGQKTPLSVLQDGKFDENPAKATGNNVFSASPKYDDWYETIKLNYGVDYQNHEQQHFDPIPPVWTKMRDILIYWTNKGVDGFRCDMAEMVPIAFWNWVIPQVKQVKPDLIFLGEAYNPKVYKQYLNEGKFDYLYDKVGLYDGLKKLIRNEPSADVKDIRRVWQVESAGFGKHMLRFLENHDEERIASAGFAGKAELALPAMVVSATLGAGPVMLYFGQEVGEPGKGQEGFGGDDNRTTIFDYWGVPNHQKWMNGGLFDGGKLDEAQQNLRAYYKQLLKVTSTSDAVLHGDIYDVPQTGNMNNRMYAFIRYSANQRLLVVANFDRNQTLEANIEIPDDILKVKHSSPVTDLLTDKKLNIPAGTSIPVKLAPVTAQVIEF, from the coding sequence ATGAAGAAAAGTACAAATGTTAAAGGGTTTCAACCGCGAGCTTCGATAAGCAAAAAGCATTTTTCGGCTTCTGGCTTAACCCCTTTTGGAGAGTTAATTCTTAATTTTCATCAGAAGGGAAAAGCAAGGATTTTGACCCTTTTAATTACCTTTACAATCCTATCATTATCATCCTGCGAACAAAAAAAGAGTCAAAATATGAACGATAAGCAAATCGTTATATATCAATTATTGCCCCGTTTATTCGGGAATAAAAACACAACAAATATTCCTTACGGCACCATCGAGCAAAATGGTTCTGGCAAGTTCAACGATATTACAGATAAAGCGCTGGATGGCATTAAAGAGCTTCACGCAAACTATGTTTGGTACACTGGAGCCCTTGCCCATGCAAGTTTAACCGATTATTCGGCTTACGGCATTAAGGTAGATGATGCCGACGTGGTAAAAGGTCGTGCAGGTTCGGCATACGCCATCCGCGATTATTACGACGTTAATCCTGATTTGGCGGTTGATGTGAAGAACCGCATGAACGAGTTTGAGGAGTTAATTAAACGAACGCATGCGAAGGATTTGAAGGTGATTATCGATTTTGTTCCCAATCATGTGGCCAGAAGTTACCATTCGTACGCCAAGCCGAAGGGGGTAGTCGATTTTGGCGAAAAAGATGACCTGAATAGAAGTTTCAGCACGCAAAACGACTTCTATTACCTTCCCGGCCAACCTTTGGTAGTGCCTACAAACGGACAAAAGACACCGCTTTCGGTGTTGCAGGATGGAAAGTTCGACGAAAATCCGGCCAAAGCGACAGGCAATAACGTATTCTCAGCATCGCCTAAATATGACGACTGGTATGAAACGATCAAATTAAATTATGGTGTCGATTATCAAAACCACGAACAACAACATTTTGATCCCATTCCGCCCGTTTGGACAAAAATGCGTGATATTTTAATCTACTGGACCAATAAAGGAGTTGACGGCTTTCGCTGCGATATGGCCGAAATGGTGCCGATAGCTTTTTGGAATTGGGTTATTCCGCAGGTAAAGCAAGTTAAGCCCGATTTGATTTTCCTGGGCGAGGCTTACAATCCAAAAGTTTATAAACAATATTTAAATGAAGGCAAGTTCGATTACTTGTACGATAAGGTGGGACTTTATGATGGGTTAAAAAAGTTAATCAGGAACGAACCATCTGCAGATGTAAAAGACATTCGTCGGGTATGGCAGGTAGAAAGCGCTGGTTTTGGCAAACATATGTTGCGCTTTTTAGAAAACCACGATGAAGAACGCATTGCATCGGCAGGCTTTGCAGGAAAGGCCGAACTGGCCTTACCTGCAATGGTAGTTTCGGCAACGCTTGGCGCTGGCCCCGTAATGCTATATTTTGGTCAGGAAGTTGGCGAGCCCGGAAAAGGACAAGAGGGTTTTGGTGGAGACGATAACCGCACCACCATCTTCGATTATTGGGGCGTTCCGAACCATCAGAAATGGATGAACGGAGGCTTATTTGACGGTGGTAAATTAGATGAAGCACAACAAAATTTAAGAGCCTATTACAAGCAGTTGCTAAAAGTGACCTCAACAAGCGATGCTGTTTTACATGGCGATATTTACGATGTTCCGCAAACAGGGAATATGAATAACCGCATGTATGCGTTTATTCGGTATTCGGCAAATCAGCGCCTGTTGGTCGTAGCCAATTTTGATAGAAATCAAACGCTGGAGGCCAACATCGAAATCCCCGACGACATTTTGAAAGTGAAGCATTCGTCGCCCGTTACCGATTTATTAACAGATAAAAAATTAAATATACCGGCAGGAACAAGCATACCGGTAAAACTTGCACCCGTTACGGCGCAGGTGATAGAATTTTAG
- a CDS encoding alpha-amylase family glycosyl hydrolase: MKKIIYLLLLVTAFNAACKKAANGGNDPIPTNTELPAGAKDGVAFINNGTSAIVTLYAPGKNSVSLIGDFNDWSTAANVMKKTPDGNTWWVQIDNLNPNTEYAYQFYVDGSLKVADPYCEKVLDPNNDQYISPSVYPNLKTYPTGKTTGIVSVMQANQPTYTWKNTSFTRPAKNNLVIYELLIRDFTTEHSYASTLAKLDYLSGLGINAIELMPVNEFEGNLSWGYNPSFYFAPDKYYGTKVALQNFIDECHGKGIAVILDMVLNHSFGQSPMVQLYFDGAKPTASSPWFNVDAKHPFNVGYDFNHESAATKKFSKDVMKFWMQQYKIDGFRFDLSKGFTQTQSSGDDVFRKYDAGRIAIWKDYNNYIKSIDPNLYVILEHFAEESEEKVLADEGMMLWNNLNYNMNEATMGWLSNSNFQWGFYANHGFSKSENLVSYAESHDEERLNFKNLEYGNASGNYVIKGNLATALKRAELAAAFLFAVPGPKMIWQFGELGYDIRIDFNERTGEKPIKWEYYSEPNRRALYDAYAKFIRLKKNNSIFNATTSSCNLAGGIKYIKLVEGSNTVLVVGNFDVVNQTASIDFGASGTWLDAVGNNINLASGTYSATLAPGEYHIFSKTALK, encoded by the coding sequence ATGAAAAAAATTATTTATTTACTGCTGCTAGTAACAGCGTTTAATGCAGCCTGTAAAAAAGCAGCAAATGGAGGCAATGACCCGATACCAACCAATACCGAGTTGCCCGCCGGGGCCAAAGATGGTGTTGCATTTATCAATAACGGCACATCCGCAATTGTTACGCTTTACGCACCGGGAAAGAATTCGGTATCGTTAATTGGCGACTTCAACGATTGGTCGACCGCGGCAAACGTTATGAAAAAAACGCCGGACGGGAACACCTGGTGGGTTCAAATCGATAACCTTAACCCAAATACAGAATATGCTTACCAGTTTTATGTTGATGGAAGTTTGAAGGTTGCCGATCCGTATTGCGAGAAAGTGCTCGATCCGAACAACGACCAATACATCTCTCCATCAGTTTACCCCAATTTAAAAACTTATCCAACCGGAAAAACGACGGGGATTGTAAGTGTAATGCAGGCCAATCAGCCCACTTATACATGGAAAAATACCAGTTTTACCCGTCCCGCTAAAAACAATTTGGTGATTTATGAATTATTGATTCGCGATTTTACCACCGAACATAGTTATGCCTCAACGTTGGCAAAGCTCGATTATTTAAGCGGGTTGGGGATTAATGCCATCGAATTAATGCCTGTTAACGAGTTTGAAGGAAATTTAAGCTGGGGCTATAATCCGTCGTTTTATTTTGCACCCGACAAATATTACGGTACTAAAGTGGCGTTGCAAAACTTTATCGACGAATGCCACGGCAAAGGAATTGCAGTAATTTTAGATATGGTTTTGAACCATTCGTTCGGTCAATCGCCAATGGTGCAATTGTATTTTGATGGGGCCAAGCCTACAGCCAGTAGCCCTTGGTTCAATGTAGATGCCAAACATCCTTTTAATGTAGGCTACGATTTTAATCATGAAAGCGCCGCAACCAAAAAGTTTTCGAAAGATGTGATGAAATTCTGGATGCAGCAGTACAAAATTGATGGTTTTCGCTTCGATTTATCGAAAGGCTTTACGCAAACTCAGTCATCGGGCGATGATGTGTTTAGGAAATACGATGCCGGGCGGATAGCCATTTGGAAAGATTACAACAATTACATCAAAAGCATCGACCCAAATTTATATGTGATTCTAGAGCATTTTGCCGAAGAATCCGAAGAAAAAGTGTTGGCTGATGAAGGTATGATGCTTTGGAACAACCTTAACTACAACATGAATGAGGCCACGATGGGTTGGTTGAGCAATTCTAATTTTCAATGGGGCTTTTATGCCAATCACGGTTTTTCGAAATCAGAAAACCTCGTTAGCTATGCCGAAAGTCACGATGAAGAACGTCTGAACTTTAAAAACCTTGAATACGGAAATGCCTCGGGCAATTATGTAATAAAAGGAAATTTGGCCACTGCTTTAAAGCGGGCGGAACTTGCAGCAGCGTTCTTGTTCGCCGTTCCCGGGCCGAAAATGATTTGGCAATTTGGCGAGTTGGGTTACGATATCCGTATAGATTTTAACGAGAGAACGGGCGAAAAGCCAATTAAATGGGAATATTACAGCGAACCGAATCGCAGGGCTTTGTATGATGCCTACGCGAAGTTTATCCGACTGAAAAAGAACAATAGCATTTTCAATGCTACCACTTCGAGTTGCAATTTGGCTGGCGGAATTAAGTACATCAAATTGGTTGAAGGGAGCAATACTGTTTTGGTGGTAGGTAATTTCGATGTGGTGAACCAAACGGCGAGTATCGATTTTGGCGCTTCGGGAACATGGCTTGATGCGGTTGGAAACAACATTAATTTGGCTTCGGGCACCTACTCGGCAACGCTGGCGCCCGGAGAATACCATATTTTTAGCAAAACAGCTTTAAAATAA
- a CDS encoding GIY-YIG nuclease family protein translates to MTNFLRTTLYIGVTSDLQARIIQHRDKLDPKSFTAKYNLSVCIYYEMYPSIEEAIAREKQLKKWNRGKKERLIASLNKDWTDLSPEIQSW, encoded by the coding sequence ATGACTAACTTTTTAAGAACAACACTCTACATTGGAGTAACCTCAGATTTACAAGCAAGGATTATTCAACATAGAGACAAGCTTGATCCCAAGTCTTTTACCGCAAAATATAATTTATCAGTTTGCATTTACTACGAAATGTATCCTTCAATTGAAGAGGCAATTGCCAGGGAAAAACAATTGAAAAAATGGAACAGAGGAAAAAAGGAACGTCTAATAGCCTCCCTAAACAAAGATTGGACAGATTTGTCTCCGGAAATTCAATCATGGTAG